One genomic window of Panicum hallii strain FIL2 chromosome 6, PHallii_v3.1, whole genome shotgun sequence includes the following:
- the LOC112896606 gene encoding glyceraldehyde-3-phosphate dehydrogenase 2, cytosolic-like, which translates to MGPAAIPSRSRLYKGGRSSGPPSNHIRRLLVIAASDPILVFAAPFAMGKIKIGINGFGRIGRLVARVALQSEDVELVAVNDPFITTDYMTYMFKYDTVHGHWKHSDIKLKDSKTLLFGEKPVTVFGMRNPEEIPWGEAGADYVVESTGVFTDKEKAAAHLKGGAKKVIISAPSKDAPMFVVGVNEDKYTSDINIVSNASCTTNCLAPLAKVINDNFGIIEGLMTTVHAITATQKTVDGPSAKDWRGGRAASFNIIPSSTGAAKAVGKVLPELNGKLTGMSFRVPTVDVSVVDLTVRLEKAASYEDIKKAIKAASEGPLKGIMGYTEEDLVSTDFTGDSRSSIFDAKAGIALNEHFVKLVSWYDNEWGYSNRVVDLIRHIFKTQ; encoded by the exons ATGGGTCCGGCTGCCATCCCTAGTCGCTCTCGGCTTTATAAGGGCGGCCGCTCCTCAGGCCCCCCATCTAACCATATCCGCCGTCTCCTCGTCATCGCGGCATCAGATCCCATCCTCGTCTTCGCGGCACCCTTCGCCATGG GCAAGATTAAGATCGGAATCAACG GTTTCGGAAGGATCGGCAGGCTCGTGGCCCGTGTCGCCCTCCAGAGCGAGGATGTCGAGCTCGTCGCCGTCAACGACCCCTTCATCACCACCGACTACATG ACCTACATGTTCAAGTACGACACCGTGCACGGCCACTGGAAGCACAGTGACATCAAGCTCAAGGACTCCAAGACCCTTCTATTCGGTGAGAAGCCGGTCACCGTCTTCGGCATGAG GAACCCCGAAGAGATCCCGTGGGGTGAGGCTGGGGCTGACTATGTTGTGGAGTCCACCGGTGTCTTCACTGACAAGGAGAAGGCTGCGGCTCACTTGAAG GGTGGTGCCAAGAAGGTTATTATCTCTGCTCCAAGCAAAGATGCACCTATGTTTGTTGTTGGTGTCAATGAGGACAAGTACACCTCAGATATTAACATTGTCTCCAATGCTAGCTGCACCACAAATTGCCTTGCTCCCCTCGCGAAG GTCATCAATGACAACTTTGGTATCATCGAGGGTCTGATGACAACTGTTCATGCCATCACTG CCACCCAGAAGACCGTTGATGGGCCATCAGCCAAGGACTGGAGAGGTGGCAGGGCTGCTAGCTTCAACATCATTCCCAGCAGCACCGGTGCTGCCAAG GCTGTCGGTAAGGTTCTTCCTGAATTGAACGGCAAGCTCACTGGTATGTCCTTCCGAGTTCCGACAGTGGATGTCTCTGTTGTTGACCTCACCGTTAGACTTGAGAAGGCTGCCTCGTATGAGGACATCAAGAAGGCTATCAA GGCTGCCTCTGAGGGGCCTCTCAAGGGTATTATGGGATACACAGAGGAGGATTTGGTTTCCACCGACTTCACTGGTGACAGCAG GTCGAGCATCTTTGACGCCAAGGCTGGAATCGCTCTGAACGAGCACTTCGTCAAGCTCGTCTCCTGGTACGACAACGAGTGGGGCTACAGCAACCGCGTCGTCGACCTGATCCGCCACATATTCAAGACCCAGTAG
- the LOC112896623 gene encoding glyceraldehyde-3-phosphate dehydrogenase 1, cytosolic has product MGKIRIGINGFGRIGRLVARVALQSADVELVAVNDPFITTDYMTYMFKYDTVHGHWKHSDIKLKDSKTLLFGEKPVTVFGIRNPEDIPWGEAGADYVVESTGVFTDKDKAAAHLKGGAKKVIISAPSKDAPMFVVGVNEDKYTSDVNIVSNASCTTNCLAPLAKVINDNFGIIEGLMTTVHAITATQKTVDGPSAKDWRGGRAASFNIIPSSTGAAKAVGKVLPELNGKLTGMSFRVPTVDVSVVDLTVRIEKAASYEDIKKAIKAASEGPLKGIMGYTEEDLVSTDFTGDSRSSIFDAKAGIALNEHFVKLVSWYDNEWGYSNRVVDLVRHMAKTQ; this is encoded by the exons ATGG GCAAGATTAGGATCGGAATCAACG GTTTCGGAAGGATCGGCAGGCTCGTGGCCCGGGTCGCCCTCCAGAGCGCGGATGTCGAGCTCGTCGCCGTCAACGACCCCTTCATCACCACCGACTACATG ACCTACATGTTCAAGTACGACACCGTGCACGGCCACTGGAAGCACAGTGACATCAAGCTCAAGGACTCCAAGACCCTTCTCTTCGGTGAGAAGCCGGTCACCGTCTTCGGCATCAG GAACCCCGAGGATATCCCGTGGGGTGAGGCTGGTGCCGACTATGTCGTGGAGTCCACCGGTGTCTTCACTGACAAGGATAAGGCTGCGGCTCACTTGAAG GGTGGTGCCAAGAAGGTTATTATCTCTGCTCCAAGCAAAGATGCACCTATGTTTGTTGTTGGTGTCAATGAGGACAAGTACACCTCAGATGTTAACATTGTCTCCAATGCTAGCTGCACCACAAATTGCCTTGCTCCCCTCGCTAAG GTCATCAATGACAACTTTGGTATCATTGAGGGTCTGATGACAACTGTTCATGCCATCACTG CCACCCAGAAGACTGTTGATGGCCCATCAGCCAAGGACTGGAGAGGTGGCAGGGCTGCCAGCTTCAACATCATTCCCAGCAGCACCGGTGCTGCCAAG GCTGTTGGTAAGGTTCTTCCTGAATTGAACGGCAAGCTTACTGGTATGTCCTTCCGTGTTCCCACTGTGGATGTCTCGGTTGTTGACCTCACCGTTAGAATTGAGAAGGCTGCTTCATATGAGGACATCAAGAAGGCTATCAA GGCTGCGTCTGAGGGGCCTCTCAAGGGTATCATGGGTTACACAGAGGAGGATTTGGTTTCCACCGACTTCACTGGTGACAGCAG GTCGAGCATCTTCGATGCCAAGGCTGGAATCGCTCTGAACGAGCACTTCGTCAAGCTTGTCTCCTGGTATGACAACGAGTGGGGCTACAGCAACCGTGTCGTCGACCTGGTCCGCCACATGGCCAAGACCCAGTAG